The Stackebrandtia nassauensis DSM 44728 genome includes the window CGAAGAAGACCGCCAAGAAGGCGGTCAAGGCGACGAAGAAGGCCGTCAAGAAGGCGACCAAGTCGACGCCGGTCAAGGCCACCAAGAAGGCCAGCACGACGGCCAAGAAGACCGCGGCGAAGAAGACCACCGCGACCAAGAAGACGGCCAAGGCCGCCAAGAAGACCACCGCGGCGAAGGCGACCAAAGCCACCAAGGCGGTCAAGAAGTCGACGCCGGTCAAGAAGACGGCCAAGGCCGCCAAAGCGGTGAAGAAGACCGCGAAGAAGACCACGGCCAAGGCGTCTCCGGCGAAGAAGGCCACGAAGAAGTCGACCCCGGCGGCGAAGAAGACCACCGCCAAGGCGACCAAGAAGACGGCGACCACGAAGAAGGCCGCCCCCAAGAAGACGGCGGCGAAGAAGACGGCCGCCAAGAAGACCACCAAGAAGGCCGCGCCGAAACGCAAGGGCGGCAAGTAAATCCATATCGGATAGTAACGGTTCAGTGGCGGTCGACGACGGGCACGTGGATGGCGTTGGCACCGTAGTCGGTGACGTCCTGGACGGTTACACGATCACCCACCGCTTCCGGGTGCGCGGCTGTACGGCCGTGTACCAGGCGGCGCGGGGCGATCGGACCGTGGCGCTGAAGACCTTGTGCCGCGGCGCGATCGCGCGGGCTCAGTTGAGGATGGACAACGAGATCGCATCGTTGCGCGTCCTCGGTGAGTCGGCGCCCGCGCCGCGGCTGCTGCGGCTCGGCATCGCCGGGCCGCAGCGCTATTTCGCGATGAGCTGGCAGCCCGGCGGATCGCTGCGCCGCCAAACCGAGGCTCGGGACCTCGACGGCTTCGCCGAGATCGCGGTCCCGGTCTGCGAGGCCTACGCGGCGCTGCACCGCGCGGGGGTGGCCCACGGGGACGTCTCTCGGCACAACATCCTCATCGACGGGCACGACGTCGGACTGGTCGACTTCGAGAGCTCGGCGCGAACCTCCGAAGCGGACGACGACGGACTGCGGCGCCGGTTCACGTGGGCCTACGCGGCCCCGGAGTTCGCCGACCGGCAACAGCCCAGCCCCGCGTCCGACCAGTACGCGGTGGCGGCGGTCCTGTACCGCCAGCTCACCGGCCGCTACCCCCGCCGCCAGATCGACGGCGTGAAGCCGGATTCCCGGCGAGCACTGACCGCGCGGGCCCGGCTGCTGACCGGGGCGCCCCACCGGCGCTGGCCAGGGCTGCGCGACGTGTTCACCACCGCGCTGAGCCGCGAGCCCGCCGACCGCTTCGGCGACATGGGCGAGCTGGCCCGCGCGCTGGCGGCGGCGATCGGCTGAGTGCGCGGAGGCCGCCGCTCGCGGCGGCTTGGGCGCCGACGCGGCGCAGCGGCTTGAGAGCCTGCGGCCCGGGTCGAGGGCCGGGCCGCGATGCGGCGGCTTGGCCCGTTCGCGGTTGGTCAGCTGCGGGCCAGGAGCAGGACCTCGTTGGGGACCAGGACGCCGCTGGCTCGGTCTTCCAGGACTGTCAGGCCCGCGAGCACTGTGGACAGCTCTTCCAGGATGGGCCCGGGACTGGGGTGCGCTGTGACGACCGCCGCGACCGCCGTCACCGCGATGCGGGCGCAGGAGACGTCGTCGACCGTGTAGGACGTGTTGTGCGACAGCGAGTTGCTCAGCCGGTCGGTGACGCGGGCCAGGGTGGTCGCCGCCAGGTCGAGCCACACCGAGTCGCCCGTGTCGGGGGCCAGCAGGTGGTTGGCCTCGCCCAGGGCGGTCAGCAGGCGTTCGGGGGGAACCGTGCGGGCCCGGCGTTCGCCCGCGTCGATGATGCCCCGAGCCAGGTACTCGTCGAAAAGGGACAGTGTCGCCCCGTATTTGACCTTGACCGGCGGGGTCGGGGAGGAGAACCACAGGGTGGTCACCGCGCTCGACAGCAGGTGCCGCTGGTCGCCGGTGAGCCGGTCGAGGTAGGTGAACGGGAGGTTGGCGCGCTCGGAGGCGTCGCGGTCGCCCCGGAAGTCCAGCGCCTTGGCCGACAGTTCGGCCAGCAGGTCGATGACGTGGTCCAGGTGCGGCCGGGCCTCGGCCTCGGTGTCGGCCGGGGTGAGCGAGGTGTGTTTCAGGTAGCGGCGGCAGTCGGCCAGCGCGGTGTCCTTCTTCAGCTCGCGCGGCAGCTCGAAGGCGCGGGCGCGGTCGAGGTTCATCTCACCGGCCATGTCCCGCGACAGTTGCCGGGCCTTGTTGCCCAGCACCATCGCCAGCAGGTACAGCGACAGTGTCACCCGGCGCCGGTCCTCCCAGGCGACGCGCTGCCACCAGTTCCTGTCTACTGTGTAGGGATCGCGGGTGTCGCCGAAGTGCGCCAGCCGGGGTTCCGCGCCGCCCGCCACCCAGACGCTGCGGCCCTCGATGCGGGGACGGCACTGGGGGGCCAGCAGTTCGGATTCGGTCGGGAGCCGGAACCGGGTGTCGTCGGCCCGGGGCAGACCGTTGATCCAGCCCAGGAACCGGGTGGCCTCGCTGGGCCAGATGCCCACGGCCGCGGACTGTTCGGAGGCGTCGGGCGGCGGTCGTCCGGCGGGGAACTCGGCCTCCAGGAACGAGGAGTAGAGGCTGTTGCTGACCGGACGGACCGCGAGTCGTCCGCCGCCGAACAGCGGTGCCATGTCGGACAGCTCCCGCGACACCTTGACCGCGCCGACCATCCGGTTCTCGTCGGGGGTCTTGGTGGCCAGGGTCAGCAGTTCCCGCAGTTCGGCGAGGGTCTCGGGTTCGAGTTCGCCCGCCGCCTCGGCCGCGTCGAAGGCCAGCGCGAGCGCGGCGATGCTGCCCGAGCGCAGGCAGGTGTCGATGACGCGGGTGACGTTCGCGCGCGCCGCCCACAGCAGGATCGCGTCGCGCCACCACGGATCGTCGGTGCGGGACAGGATCTCGGCCTCGGGCAGGTCGCGCCCGGCCAGGAACTGTTGCAGGCTCAGGTGGGTGAAGGCGAAACCGCCCGCGGCGGTGCGCACCAGCCAGCCGGAGCGGGTGCCCGCGTCCAGCAGCGCCCCGGCGTCGGCTTCGGGGTCGACGGCGTGGACGTCGGTGGCGTCG containing:
- a CDS encoding protein kinase domain-containing protein, with product MAVDDGHVDGVGTVVGDVLDGYTITHRFRVRGCTAVYQAARGDRTVALKTLCRGAIARAQLRMDNEIASLRVLGESAPAPRLLRLGIAGPQRYFAMSWQPGGSLRRQTEARDLDGFAEIAVPVCEAYAALHRAGVAHGDVSRHNILIDGHDVGLVDFESSARTSEADDDGLRRRFTWAYAAPEFADRQQPSPASDQYAVAAVLYRQLTGRYPRRQIDGVKPDSRRALTARARLLTGAPHRRWPGLRDVFTTALSREPADRFGDMGELARALAAAIG
- a CDS encoding NACHT domain-containing protein — encoded protein: MGLLLLTGISSGAIILTRADVHPLWIIPATLALLGLGRIIVSRIRRRYYLRQLTGYANRVPLAGAAGLRLTDVYIDIGVKPADGPQAAERPFVGTDRHADRRTPLLSALRRRHRGPIVILGEPGSGKTTVLHRSAVELAKLRRGKRRIPVLIELGTHAARLAGDNAPNLAQLAAESGWLRHSPARWFARQLSAGRCVVMLDGLDETASQSQRRAVADWIAREHKRHSRNTFLVTTRPNGLTPDPLPHSRYWQLRHLTDSQIAAFLHDWCEAVESRKSGHTRQWVRDGGAAEAGVLLSRLRSQPAMHDLCAHPLPLTLIALVHRHCGMLPHDRAALYTDAVNLLVRTNAELVHALARQGMATRSRHLDATDVHAVDPEADAGALLDAGTRSGWLVRTAAGGFAFTHLSLQQFLAGRDLPEAEILSRTDDPWWRDAILLWAARANVTRVIDTCLRSGSIAALALAFDAAEAAGELEPETLAELRELLTLATKTPDENRMVGAVKVSRELSDMAPLFGGGRLAVRPVSNSLYSSFLEAEFPAGRPPPDASEQSAAVGIWPSEATRFLGWINGLPRADDTRFRLPTESELLAPQCRPRIEGRSVWVAGGAEPRLAHFGDTRDPYTVDRNWWQRVAWEDRRRVTLSLYLLAMVLGNKARQLSRDMAGEMNLDRARAFELPRELKKDTALADCRRYLKHTSLTPADTEAEARPHLDHVIDLLAELSAKALDFRGDRDASERANLPFTYLDRLTGDQRHLLSSAVTTLWFSSPTPPVKVKYGATLSLFDEYLARGIIDAGERRARTVPPERLLTALGEANHLLAPDTGDSVWLDLAATTLARVTDRLSNSLSHNTSYTVDDVSCARIAVTAVAAVVTAHPSPGPILEELSTVLAGLTVLEDRASGVLVPNEVLLLARS